Proteins from a single region of bacterium:
- a CDS encoding NADH-quinone oxidoreductase subunit C: MESATQRGDELTLEIARDRIAEICAGLKKEHGYDLLVDICGVDYPSREDARFEVVYHVYSLEQNHRLRLKVRAAEGEEVPTVTTVWRGADWCEREAYDMYGIRFAGHPDMTRILLWEGFHGHPLRKDFPIEGLDTGAAIYPEYYEEEAGPVAGTGTGWKPPEPPEPEPEAPQGDTGEGTAEPTS, encoded by the coding sequence ATCGAGAGCGCCACGCAGCGCGGCGATGAGTTGACTCTCGAGATCGCGCGTGACCGTATCGCCGAGATCTGCGCCGGGCTCAAGAAAGAGCACGGCTACGACCTGCTGGTTGACATCTGTGGTGTCGACTATCCCAGTCGCGAGGACGCGAGATTCGAGGTCGTTTACCACGTCTACAGCCTCGAGCAGAACCATAGGCTGCGACTCAAGGTTCGGGCGGCGGAAGGCGAAGAGGTGCCGACCGTTACGACCGTCTGGCGCGGCGCCGATTGGTGCGAGCGGGAGGCCTACGACATGTACGGGATCCGGTTCGCGGGTCATCCCGACATGACGCGCATCCTGCTCTGGGAAGGGTTCCACGGCCACCCCTTGCGCAAAGACTTCCCGATCGAGGGACTCGACACCGGCGCGGCGATCTATCCCGAATACTACGAAGAGGAAGCCGGTCCGGTTGCCGGGACCGGCACGGGCTGGAAGCCGCCCGAGCCACCCGAACCCGAGCCTGAGGCCCCGCAAGGCGACACCGGAGAAGGCACCGCGGAGCCGACTTCCTAG
- a CDS encoding NADH-quinone oxidoreductase subunit B produces MEPGSSQLGVSDSIDSNILTTTYDKIFNWARRSAIWPMQFGLACCAIEMMAVLDPRHDMSRFGAEVFRASPRQSDLMIVAGTVTEKMAPIVRRLWDQMPEPKWAIAMGACATCGGPYRTYAVTQGVDRIIPVDVYVPGCPPRPEALLWGLLHLQRKIDRMSVVENKKERLLVGQSTA; encoded by the coding sequence TTGGAACCGGGGAGCTCTCAATTGGGCGTAAGCGACTCCATCGACTCGAACATTCTCACTACGACCTACGACAAGATCTTCAACTGGGCTCGCCGCTCGGCGATCTGGCCCATGCAGTTCGGCCTGGCCTGCTGTGCCATCGAGATGATGGCGGTGCTCGATCCGCGCCACGATATGTCCCGCTTCGGAGCGGAGGTCTTTCGCGCAAGTCCGCGTCAGAGCGATTTGATGATCGTGGCCGGGACGGTGACCGAGAAGATGGCTCCGATCGTGCGCCGGCTGTGGGACCAGATGCCGGAGCCCAAGTGGGCGATCGCCATGGGAGCGTGCGCCACGTGCGGCGGCCCCTATCGGACCTATGCGGTCACTCAAGGCGTCGACCGAATCATCCCGGTCGATGTCTACGTGCCCGGTTGCCCGCCGAGGCCGGAAGCCCTTCTGTGGGGCCTGCTTCACCTGCAGCGCAAGATCGACCGCATGTCGGTGGTCGAGAACAAGAAGGAACGACTGCTGGTGGGCCAGTCGACCGCATGA
- the ndhC gene encoding NAD(P)H-quinone oxidoreductase subunit 3: protein MVNYLPILVFIVIAALFLVATLIAARLFRHGGRGLTNREPYECGNEADSLAHDHRFSIRYYLIAVLFVVFDVETIFLFPWAVMFDKLALFGFIEMMVFLGILVIGYVYVWNRGALNWA from the coding sequence ATGGTCAACTACCTACCTATCCTGGTCTTCATCGTCATTGCGGCGCTGTTTCTCGTGGCGACGCTGATCGCGGCCCGGTTGTTTCGGCACGGTGGTCGCGGCCTGACCAACCGGGAGCCCTACGAGTGCGGCAACGAGGCCGACTCCTTGGCGCACGACCATCGGTTCTCGATTCGGTATTACTTGATAGCCGTCCTGTTCGTCGTGTTCGACGTCGAGACGATCTTTCTTTTTCCGTGGGCAGTGATGTTCGACAAGCTGGCTCTCTTCGGCTTCATCGAGATGATGGTCTTTCTGGGAATACTGGTCATCGGCTACGTGTACGTTTGGAACCGGGGAGCTCTCAATTGGGCGTAA